Proteins encoded by one window of Lutibacter sp. A64:
- a CDS encoding SDR family NAD(P)-dependent oxidoreductase, producing the protein MKNIIITGTSRGIGFELAQLFAKNNCNVLALSRNSEPLSNLNLKNITTLSVDLSSEKDLQKVTNFIKDNWKNVDILINNAGKLINKPFEKITSTDFLEVYKVNVFAVAELTKQLIPFLNKGSHVVNISSIGGVLGSVKFPGLVAYSSSKGALLTLTEVLAEEYKEQQISFNAIALGAVQTEMLEEAFPGYKAPVTAEEMADYIYNFSLTGNKFYNGKVLQVSSTTP; encoded by the coding sequence ATGAAAAATATAATAATTACAGGAACAAGTCGCGGTATTGGATTTGAATTAGCACAACTATTTGCTAAAAATAATTGTAATGTACTTGCTTTATCCAGAAACTCGGAACCTTTAAGCAACTTAAACCTTAAAAATATTACCACACTTTCTGTCGATTTATCTTCTGAAAAAGACTTACAAAAAGTAACAAACTTTATAAAAGACAATTGGAAAAATGTTGATATTTTAATTAACAATGCTGGTAAATTGATAAACAAACCTTTTGAAAAAATTACAAGTACAGACTTTTTAGAAGTGTACAAAGTAAATGTTTTTGCAGTTGCAGAGTTAACAAAACAATTAATTCCATTTTTAAATAAAGGCAGCCATGTAGTAAATATTAGTAGTATTGGTGGTGTTTTAGGCAGTGTTAAATTTCCTGGATTAGTTGCTTACAGTTCTTCAAAAGGAGCCTTACTTACCCTAACCGAGGTATTGGCTGAAGAGTATAAAGAACAGCAAATTTCTTTTAATGCAATTGCTTTGGGAGCTGTACAAACAGAAATGCTAGAAGAGGCTTTTCCAGGCTATAAAGCTCCTGTTACAGCTGAAGAAATGGCTGACTATATTTACAACTTTTCGCTTACTGGTAACAAATTTTATAACGGAAAAGTTTTACAAGTTTCATCAACAACTCCATAA
- a CDS encoding type B 50S ribosomal protein L31, whose amino-acid sequence MRKGIHPENYRMVAFKDMSNDDVFLTRSTVNTKETLDVDGVEYPLVKLEISRSSHPFYTGKSKLIDTAGRIDKFKSKYAKFKK is encoded by the coding sequence ATGAGAAAAGGTATACACCCAGAAAATTATAGAATGGTAGCATTTAAAGATATGTCTAACGATGATGTATTTTTAACTCGTTCAACAGTAAATACTAAAGAAACTTTAGATGTAGATGGTGTTGAATATCCTTTAGTAAAATTAGAAATTTCAAGGAGTTCACATCCTTTTTACACAGGTAAATCTAAGTTAATAGATACTGCAGGACGTATTGACAAGTTCAAATCTAAATATGCTAAATTTAAAAAGTAA
- a CDS encoding glutaminyl-peptide cyclotransferase, which yields MINRSILGFLTLLFLVSCKSEYKFILNTPQKIQSNQELTISVSEKGDKPIDSVHFSIGSKKIVSKSASSTIKINDFKLGKHTVTAIVFFEGKTKKITKPVYFMADSSPEIYTYKIINTYPHDKNAFTQGLEYYNGFLYEGTGRKGQSYIRKVELETGKSLQQKDLDAKYFGEGITIFNNKIHQLTWQGGIGIVYDLETFEKEKEFKYTKSLQGWGFANDGTHLLKTDGTERIWFLNPETFVEESYIEAYTNKRKVENLNELEYINGLIYANIWQQNSLLIINPKNGKVEGVADLDGLKKEILKEQNLVDSDEVLNGIAYDKENNRIFVTGKHWAKLYEIELIKK from the coding sequence ATGATAAATCGATCAATATTAGGTTTTTTAACACTACTTTTTCTAGTTTCTTGTAAAAGCGAGTACAAATTTATTTTAAATACTCCTCAAAAAATTCAAAGTAATCAAGAGTTAACTATTTCTGTTTCAGAAAAAGGAGATAAACCAATAGATTCTGTTCACTTTTCTATTGGGTCTAAAAAAATTGTAAGTAAAAGTGCTTCTTCAACAATAAAAATAAACGATTTTAAATTAGGAAAACATACTGTTACAGCAATTGTATTTTTTGAAGGTAAAACAAAAAAAATAACAAAACCTGTTTATTTTATGGCAGATTCGTCGCCAGAAATTTATACTTATAAAATAATTAACACCTACCCACACGATAAAAATGCTTTTACACAAGGCTTAGAATATTACAACGGCTTTTTATACGAAGGTACCGGACGTAAAGGACAATCTTACATTAGAAAAGTTGAATTAGAAACTGGCAAATCACTTCAACAAAAAGATTTAGATGCAAAGTATTTTGGTGAAGGAATCACAATCTTTAATAACAAAATTCATCAATTAACTTGGCAAGGTGGTATTGGTATTGTGTATGATTTAGAAACTTTTGAAAAAGAAAAAGAGTTTAAATACACCAAAAGTCTTCAAGGTTGGGGATTTGCAAATGATGGAACACATTTATTAAAAACAGATGGTACAGAACGTATTTGGTTTTTAAATCCTGAAACTTTTGTAGAAGAAAGTTATATTGAGGCATACACCAATAAAAGAAAAGTTGAAAACCTTAATGAATTAGAATACATAAACGGACTAATTTATGCCAATATTTGGCAACAAAATTCATTATTAATTATAAACCCTAAAAATGGAAAAGTTGAAGGTGTAGCAGATTTGGATGGATTAAAAAAAGAAATTTTAAAAGAACAAAACCTAGTAGATAGCGACGAAGTTTTAAACGGAATTGCATACGACAAAGAGAATAATCGCATTTTTGTTACTGGTAAACATTGGGCTAAATTGTACGAAATTGAATTGATAAAAAAATAG
- a CDS encoding mannose-1-phosphate guanylyltransferase, with amino-acid sequence MNKNYYAVIMAGGIGSRFWPISTNKLPKQFHDILGTGNSLIQQTYNRFDTLIPKENILIATNKKYKKLVKKHLPNIASNQILLEPAMKNTAPCILYSALKIFNKNPDGIMIVAPSDHYIENEQEFISNVQTSFDFCSKNDFLLTLGIKPTNPNTGYGYIKFNKTDTAIKEVINFTEKPNLETAEEFLNSGDYLWNAGIFIWSVKSILKAFETYLPEMHQLFSKGNNNYNTASENNFIEENYSKSQKISIDFGIMEKATNVCVLPTNFGWNDLGTWSSLQEKLEADNNQNTVVGGEVIFKNSKGNIIHTQSNKKVVIQGLNDFIVVEKKNVILICPKDKEQEIKEISAEVKSKFGDKFV; translated from the coding sequence ATGAATAAAAACTATTACGCAGTTATTATGGCTGGTGGAATTGGCTCTCGATTTTGGCCAATAAGCACCAATAAATTACCCAAACAGTTTCACGACATTTTAGGTACTGGAAACTCGTTAATTCAACAAACATATAATAGATTTGACACTTTAATTCCAAAAGAAAATATATTAATTGCAACCAATAAAAAATATAAAAAATTAGTAAAAAAACATTTACCTAACATTGCTTCTAATCAAATTTTATTAGAACCTGCAATGAAAAATACAGCACCTTGTATTTTATATAGTGCTTTAAAAATTTTTAACAAAAACCCAGATGGAATTATGATTGTTGCTCCGTCTGATCATTATATAGAAAACGAACAAGAATTTATTTCAAACGTTCAAACTTCTTTTGATTTTTGTTCAAAAAACGACTTTTTACTAACACTTGGAATCAAACCAACCAATCCAAATACTGGCTATGGATATATTAAGTTTAACAAAACTGATACAGCTATAAAAGAAGTTATTAATTTCACTGAAAAACCTAATTTAGAAACAGCAGAAGAATTTTTAAACAGTGGTGATTACCTTTGGAATGCAGGTATTTTTATTTGGAGTGTTAAAAGTATTTTAAAAGCATTTGAAACTTATCTACCCGAAATGCACCAACTATTTTCTAAAGGCAATAACAATTATAATACAGCTTCAGAAAACAATTTTATTGAAGAAAATTACTCAAAATCTCAAAAAATATCTATCGACTTCGGAATTATGGAAAAAGCAACCAATGTTTGTGTACTTCCAACAAATTTTGGATGGAATGATTTAGGCACGTGGAGTTCGCTTCAAGAAAAGCTGGAAGCTGACAATAACCAAAACACTGTAGTGGGTGGCGAAGTTATTTTTAAAAACTCAAAAGGTAATATCATTCATACTCAATCTAATAAAAAAGTTGTTATTCAAGGTTTAAATGACTTTATTGTAGTTGAAAAAAAAAATGTAATTTTAATTTGCCCTAAAGATAAAGAACAAGAAATTAAAGAAATAAGTGCTGAAGTTAAATCTAAATTTGGAGACAAATTTGTATAA
- a CDS encoding LamG domain-containing protein, with translation MKILKPIFFLLLIGSLTITSCESDPLPVYPGNIIQIDTVFVEGVNLTYPTFTGSSTSDDRFYAFSGGNSNDLSSMSGEDWTYETWIKVDSDALIGDRNAVSGKDANGACIMERGRNFELYLIDDANADFAIKYNRLDSDNVAVGTMQSDESNINLKFNEWAHVAISRSSSDNTAKFYINGVLIDSSEDDLWIQPVNDTWLDFNYMYRSGNMNFYKGSFDNIRVSYVDRYPSSFTPDQFERFVVDSNTLLQMDLDENLTPFDPVNSFDKVEIKGVYGYYIQVVNTVFWTSEDYTVPSN, from the coding sequence ATGAAAATATTAAAACCTATATTCTTTTTATTGCTTATTGGAAGTCTAACAATTACTTCGTGCGAAAGTGATCCGCTACCTGTTTATCCTGGAAACATAATTCAAATAGATACTGTATTTGTTGAAGGTGTTAATTTAACATATCCTACTTTTACGGGATCAAGTACTTCAGATGACAGATTTTATGCTTTTAGTGGAGGAAATTCAAATGATTTAAGTTCTATGTCTGGTGAAGATTGGACATATGAAACTTGGATTAAAGTTGATTCAGACGCATTAATTGGTGATAGAAATGCTGTTTCTGGTAAAGATGCAAATGGAGCCTGTATTATGGAACGTGGAAGAAATTTTGAATTGTATTTAATTGATGATGCAAATGCAGACTTTGCAATAAAATATAACCGTTTAGACTCAGATAATGTGGCTGTTGGTACAATGCAATCTGATGAATCTAACATCAATTTAAAATTTAACGAATGGGCACATGTTGCAATCTCTAGATCTTCTAGCGATAATACCGCAAAATTCTATATAAACGGTGTATTAATAGATTCTAGTGAAGATGATTTATGGATACAACCTGTAAACGATACTTGGTTAGATTTTAATTATATGTATAGAAGTGGTAATATGAATTTCTACAAAGGTTCTTTTGACAATATTAGAGTTTCTTATGTTGATAGATACCCTAGCTCTTTTACCCCTGATCAATTTGAAAGATTCGTTGTGGATAGCAACACATTATTACAAATGGATTTAGATGAAAATTTAACCCCTTTTGATCCTGTTAATTCTTTTGATAAAGTAGAGATTAAAGGTGTTTACGGTTACTACATACAAGTAGTAAATACAGTATTTTGGACAAGTGAAGATTATACTGTTCCATCAAATTAA
- a CDS encoding SprT-like domain-containing protein, with translation MIEKLAKYIPKNALNLVQEILEKHPLVIKIVNERTTKHGDFKRTIDNKVQITINNNLNQYHFLITLIHELAHFVTFKKNKRVKPHGIEWKRNFQHLMLPFLNPEIFPQDILPLLANYLINPKASTGSDVKLMQALNSYDDNSGKSFIFELPHGSRFLFKNKIYKKGNIRRTRFECVEIKSKKTYLFNQNAAVEIIEHNE, from the coding sequence ATGATTGAAAAGCTTGCAAAATATATTCCTAAAAACGCTTTAAATTTGGTTCAAGAAATTCTTGAAAAGCACCCATTAGTAATTAAAATAGTTAATGAAAGAACTACAAAACATGGCGATTTTAAAAGAACTATTGATAATAAAGTTCAAATAACAATTAATAACAACTTAAATCAATATCATTTTTTAATAACATTAATTCATGAACTAGCACATTTTGTAACTTTCAAAAAAAATAAACGTGTAAAACCTCACGGAATTGAATGGAAAAGAAACTTTCAACACTTAATGCTCCCTTTTTTAAATCCGGAAATTTTCCCACAAGATATACTTCCATTGCTAGCTAATTACTTAATAAATCCAAAAGCAAGTACAGGATCAGATGTAAAATTAATGCAAGCTTTAAATAGCTATGATGATAATTCGGGAAAGAGTTTTATATTTGAATTACCTCACGGAAGTAGGTTTTTATTTAAAAATAAAATCTACAAAAAAGGAAATATTAGAAGAACAAGATTTGAATGTGTTGAAATAAAAAGCAAAAAAACCTATTTATTCAACCAAAATGCAGCAGTAGAAATAATAGAACACAATGAATAA
- a CDS encoding RagB/SusD family nutrient uptake outer membrane protein yields MIKKTYKYILLIILSITYINCSDLDVENYNNPDRDIVLSTSDGVKSLASGLFNTWFIQEQHNFGSPGPAMWVMADWGTVTFANYATLDMSEEPRIFIDNSPSYAYHSIIRNYWQQMYAVITTANDVLVAIDNGVEIGDQGSETMMVKGMGYFMQGLGNGYIGLVYDKAYPSDENTDYATLGVTSYQESIEIAINQLEKAIDVFDNNQFTLPIEWINGNTFSNLEMSKLAHSFIARLMVYSARNVEQTNAIDWAKVLEHSEKGITSDFNVEGDGNASDRKWMSWYKYYMARPTWGKVDMRIVNMLDETIPANWPEEGISALPHEGKIISNDQRVLTDFQYNASNNRPERGLWRWSTYRYSRLDSWINSNFFAPVIMMRKAEIDMFKAEALVQLNRIPEAINIINAGTRTTRGGLPPLSTNASIDDVKKAITYERTIELPLTGMGIEYFDMRRSGQLQDGSLLHFPIPAQQLEVLVEPFYTFGGLNPQFGVPNEDVSINGWYNPQN; encoded by the coding sequence ATGATAAAAAAAACATATAAATATATTTTATTAATTATTTTAAGTATTACATATATAAATTGTAGCGATTTAGATGTAGAAAATTATAACAATCCAGATAGAGATATTGTATTATCAACTTCCGATGGTGTAAAAAGTTTAGCTTCTGGATTATTTAACACTTGGTTTATACAAGAACAACATAATTTTGGTTCGCCTGGACCTGCAATGTGGGTAATGGCAGATTGGGGTACAGTTACCTTTGCAAATTATGCTACATTAGATATGAGCGAAGAACCTAGAATTTTTATAGATAATTCGCCATCATATGCATACCATTCTATTATTCGTAATTATTGGCAACAAATGTATGCTGTTATAACAACTGCAAATGATGTACTTGTAGCTATTGACAATGGTGTTGAAATTGGCGATCAAGGTAGCGAAACTATGATGGTTAAAGGAATGGGTTATTTTATGCAAGGTTTAGGTAATGGTTACATAGGTTTGGTATATGATAAAGCATATCCCTCAGATGAAAATACCGATTATGCTACATTAGGCGTAACAAGCTACCAAGAATCAATAGAAATAGCAATAAATCAATTAGAAAAAGCTATAGACGTATTTGACAATAATCAATTTACATTACCTATTGAATGGATTAATGGAAATACATTTTCTAACCTTGAAATGTCAAAATTAGCGCATTCATTTATTGCTAGATTAATGGTTTATTCTGCTAGAAATGTTGAACAAACAAATGCAATTGATTGGGCTAAAGTTTTAGAACATTCAGAAAAAGGTATAACCAGTGATTTTAATGTTGAAGGTGATGGAAATGCTTCTGATAGAAAATGGATGTCTTGGTACAAATATTATATGGCTAGACCAACTTGGGGTAAAGTAGATATGAGAATTGTAAATATGCTAGATGAAACAATTCCAGCAAATTGGCCAGAAGAAGGCATAAGCGCATTACCACATGAAGGTAAAATTATCTCTAATGATCAAAGAGTTTTAACAGATTTTCAATACAATGCTTCAAATAATAGACCAGAAAGAGGTTTATGGAGGTGGTCAACATATAGATACTCTCGCTTAGATAGTTGGATAAATTCAAATTTCTTTGCGCCAGTTATAATGATGCGTAAAGCAGAAATAGATATGTTTAAAGCTGAAGCATTAGTACAACTTAACAGAATACCAGAAGCCATAAATATAATTAATGCTGGCACTAGAACAACAAGAGGTGGCTTACCTCCTCTATCTACAAATGCAAGTATAGATGATGTTAAAAAAGCGATCACCTATGAAAGAACTATAGAATTACCACTTACAGGTATGGGTATCGAATATTTTGATATGCGTAGAAGTGGTCAATTACAAGATGGCTCATTATTGCATTTCCCAATACCTGCACAGCAATTAGAAGTACTAGTAGAACCATTTTACACTTTTGGAGGACTTAATCCACAATTTGGTGTTCCAAATGAAGATGTTTCAATTAATGGATGGTACAACCCTCAAAACTAA
- the cysK gene encoding cysteine synthase A: protein MKINTILESIGNTPVVRLSKLFPEANVWMKLEKSNPGGSIKDRIALAMIEDAEKRNILTKDTEIIEPTSGNTGVGLAMVAAIKNYKLTLVMPESMSVERKALMAAYGANLVLTPKELGLSGTIAKAKEMAESNKNSWMPSQFTNQANPEIHRKTTALEIAADFPEGLDYLITGVGTGGHITGISEVLKEKFSDLKVFAVEPNDSAIISGDKPGPHPLQGIGPGFIPEVFNTNSIDGAIRITKEEAFLEVQNIAKTEGILVGISTGASLAAVRKQLKTINSDKTVLTINYDTGERYLSIEGLFTE, encoded by the coding sequence ATGAAAATTAATACTATTTTAGAGAGTATAGGTAATACACCAGTGGTAAGATTAAGTAAGCTTTTTCCAGAGGCAAATGTTTGGATGAAATTAGAAAAATCTAATCCAGGAGGAAGTATAAAAGATAGAATTGCATTAGCTATGATTGAAGATGCAGAGAAAAGAAATATTTTAACAAAAGATACTGAGATTATTGAGCCAACATCTGGAAATACAGGAGTTGGTTTGGCGATGGTTGCAGCTATAAAAAACTATAAATTAACATTGGTTATGCCAGAATCAATGTCTGTTGAAAGAAAAGCATTAATGGCAGCTTACGGAGCCAATTTAGTTTTAACACCAAAAGAATTAGGTTTATCAGGTACTATTGCAAAAGCTAAAGAAATGGCTGAAAGTAATAAAAATTCTTGGATGCCTTCACAGTTTACAAATCAAGCAAATCCAGAAATTCATCGTAAAACTACAGCTTTAGAAATAGCAGCAGATTTTCCAGAAGGATTAGATTATTTAATTACTGGAGTGGGTACTGGAGGACATATTACGGGTATTTCTGAAGTTTTGAAAGAAAAATTTTCTGATTTAAAAGTGTTTGCAGTAGAGCCAAATGACTCTGCAATTATTTCTGGAGATAAACCAGGACCACATCCTTTACAAGGTATTGGGCCAGGATTTATTCCTGAAGTATTTAATACTAATTCTATAGATGGTGCAATTAGAATAACTAAAGAAGAAGCATTTTTAGAGGTTCAGAATATTGCAAAAACTGAAGGTATTTTAGTAGGAATTTCAACTGGAGCTTCTTTGGCTGCAGTTAGAAAACAGTTAAAAACTATTAATTCAGATAAAACAGTATTAACTATTAATTATGATACTGGTGAACGTTACCTTTCTATTGAAGGTCTTTTTACTGAATAA
- a CDS encoding C10 family peptidase: MKKIFLKAVFIYLFILNNAVFAQEVKLDIKNTGSKTANTIPPILTDIWGGVNCKDNEGNTVYPSNYYTPSHASPGCVAISMSQILYYYKWPIKGVGSNVYNDNYNGTLIRHQAFFDNVTYDWDNMLDEYMNKASTKTQQKAIGELMYHTGVALQMDYEPSGSTSNINKTPFVYQNHFRYTSNYQDITWEFFWQRLNENILAGIPVPIAVSASRTGDGHVFIADGYKEVDGVPYYHLNWGWHNDNNINGWYNIQGWTSTSPGYNTITGAAFDILPNPQITTIESTGTNNSFTINWEVSDKITCDEFTLEQKIDEGDWEEVSTGITSKNYTITNPTGQVYQFRVKAKINGSYYENSWSEVKVHAINTYNGYAYFGGEQYAYARQTPDNDLDFTEDYTFETWIRLKDANTNGNIILDQQDVFSLEITNVTSSNYAIKFSSYTTNASLISNEDLTINKWSHIAVTHTKNQTKLYIDGVLQNEDTSSNFNLTNSNNALNIGEKYAGGYSNFIKADLDQLRISSSKRYATNFIPNKALIYEIDSNTIAYFPFQNVHNIRLKDAASNLSVIVKNETNFVEWKFESTIENQLDDDNDGVMNNEDLCPNTPNDEQVDANGCSDSQLDDDNDGVSNDKDLCPNSTSGTNVNSNGCFTLLATNFKIETIGETCPNKKNGQLIITAQETQNYNTTINGNNYNFTTNKTIENLAPGTYDFCISVEAENYEQCFSINIDEGVTINVKSNIQSKKLFIDIAKGTAPFTVSVNGQDTFKTSNPAFSLDVNNGDLVQVKTSIVCEGTFSKTIDLPETITIYPNPAKNSFINTITSSSNQKGEIIILNLIGQEKLSKNISLVNGTNNINIDISNLETGLYIYTLKTNKQTYTTKFIKE, encoded by the coding sequence ATGAAAAAAATATTTCTAAAAGCAGTATTTATATACCTTTTTATACTAAATAATGCTGTCTTTGCTCAAGAAGTTAAACTTGATATTAAAAATACTGGTTCTAAAACAGCCAATACCATACCCCCAATTTTAACCGATATTTGGGGAGGTGTGAACTGTAAAGACAACGAAGGAAATACTGTATATCCTTCTAATTACTACACTCCTAGTCACGCATCTCCTGGCTGTGTTGCAATCTCAATGTCACAAATTTTATACTATTACAAATGGCCTATTAAAGGTGTTGGTAGTAATGTTTATAACGATAATTATAATGGCACATTAATTCGTCACCAAGCTTTTTTTGATAATGTTACCTATGACTGGGATAATATGTTAGACGAGTATATGAACAAAGCTTCTACAAAAACTCAACAAAAAGCTATTGGAGAGCTTATGTATCATACAGGTGTAGCCTTACAAATGGATTATGAGCCTAGTGGTTCTACATCAAACATTAACAAAACTCCTTTTGTTTACCAAAACCACTTTAGATACACCAGCAATTATCAAGATATTACGTGGGAATTCTTTTGGCAACGTTTAAATGAAAATATCTTAGCGGGTATTCCAGTGCCAATTGCTGTTAGTGCAAGTAGAACAGGAGATGGGCATGTTTTTATAGCTGATGGCTATAAAGAAGTTGACGGCGTACCTTATTACCATTTAAATTGGGGATGGCATAACGATAATAACATAAATGGTTGGTATAATATACAGGGTTGGACAAGTACTTCTCCAGGTTATAATACAATTACAGGAGCTGCTTTTGACATTTTACCAAACCCTCAAATTACCACTATAGAAAGTACGGGAACCAACAATAGTTTTACTATAAATTGGGAAGTAAGTGATAAAATTACTTGTGATGAATTTACACTTGAACAAAAAATAGATGAAGGTGACTGGGAAGAAGTTTCCACTGGAATTACTTCAAAAAATTACACAATTACAAATCCAACAGGTCAAGTTTATCAATTTAGAGTAAAAGCAAAAATAAATGGCTCGTATTATGAAAACTCTTGGTCTGAAGTTAAAGTTCACGCAATAAATACATACAATGGTTATGCTTATTTTGGTGGAGAACAATATGCGTATGCGCGTCAAACACCTGATAACGATTTAGATTTTACTGAAGATTATACTTTTGAAACTTGGATACGTTTAAAAGATGCTAATACAAATGGAAATATCATTTTAGATCAACAAGATGTATTTAGCTTAGAAATTACAAATGTTACTTCATCAAATTATGCCATTAAATTTAGCTCATACACAACAAATGCTAGTTTAATTTCTAATGAAGATTTAACAATAAATAAATGGTCACATATTGCGGTTACACATACCAAAAATCAAACAAAATTATATATTGATGGAGTCCTTCAAAATGAAGATACAAGTAGTAATTTTAACCTTACAAATTCAAACAATGCTTTAAATATTGGTGAAAAATATGCTGGTGGTTATTCTAATTTTATTAAAGCAGATTTAGATCAATTAAGAATTTCTTCTTCAAAAAGATATGCTACTAATTTTATACCAAATAAAGCCTTAATTTATGAAATAGATTCAAATACTATTGCATACTTTCCATTTCAAAATGTTCATAATATTAGATTAAAAGATGCTGCTTCAAATTTAAGTGTAATTGTTAAAAATGAAACTAATTTTGTTGAATGGAAATTTGAATCTACAATTGAAAACCAATTAGATGATGATAATGACGGAGTTATGAATAATGAAGATTTGTGCCCAAATACACCAAATGACGAACAAGTAGATGCCAATGGCTGTTCCGATAGTCAACTAGATGATGATAATGACGGAGTTTCTAATGATAAAGATCTATGTCCAAATTCAACTTCTGGAACAAATGTAAACTCCAATGGATGCTTTACCCTATTAGCTACTAATTTTAAAATTGAAACTATTGGAGAAACTTGTCCGAATAAAAAAAATGGACAACTTATAATTACTGCTCAAGAAACACAAAACTACAACACTACAATTAATGGTAATAATTATAATTTTACAACAAATAAAACCATTGAAAATTTAGCTCCAGGAACCTATGATTTTTGTATTTCAGTTGAAGCAGAAAATTACGAGCAATGTTTTTCAATTAATATTGATGAAGGTGTAACTATTAATGTAAAAAGCAATATTCAATCAAAAAAGTTATTTATTGATATTGCAAAAGGAACTGCACCGTTTACTGTATCAGTAAATGGACAAGATACTTTTAAAACATCTAATCCTGCTTTTTCTTTAGACGTAAACAATGGTGACCTTGTACAAGTAAAAACAAGTATTGTATGTGAAGGAACTTTTTCTAAAACCATAGATTTACCTGAAACAATCACTATTTATCCAAATCCTGCAAAAAATTCTTTCATCAATACAATTACAAGTAGTTCAAATCAAAAAGGAGAAATTATAATTCTCAATTTAATAGGACAAGAAAAGCTTTCAAAAAACATTTCCTTGGTAAATGGAACAAACAACATTAATATCGATATTTCAAATTTAGAAACAGGACTCTATATTTATACCTTAAAAACTAATAAACAAACTTATACTACTAAATTTATAAAAGAATAA